In Bartonella machadoae, a single genomic region encodes these proteins:
- a CDS encoding multidrug effflux MFS transporter, which yields MSYSIDEQEHSNTIRERIGYKEFVILIGALMAINSIAVDIMLPAMPDILNSLNVINENDQHYIISGYLISYGISQIFFGPISDRYGRRKLILIGLAFYSFTAIGCAFVSHFSLLLMLRILQGIGGAAMRVLTVSVVRDLYSGRKMAEVMSIAMMVFLIAPMIGPATGQFILLFGNWQIIFIVMAIIGFALMIWIQLRLPETLYRQRSLSFSSIRHNLWVVITNRTTLCYTLATSIILGCIFTSVNTSQQTYEGIYNLGLYFPIAFAVGAAFQALSSFFNSQFVGRLGMRRIAHTMLLLFCITSCIWFIGSLVTNGVMPFPLYMLLFCILMFACGGIMANCNTLALESVGEIAGTASSVSGFLQTSIATSLGFFIAQQFDETTIPNSAAFFFLSLIAILLVLYAERGHLFRPHHHNPNE from the coding sequence ATGTCATACTCAATCGACGAGCAAGAGCATAGTAATACAATTAGAGAAAGAATTGGCTATAAAGAATTTGTTATTCTCATTGGTGCACTCATGGCTATCAATTCTATAGCCGTTGATATCATGCTTCCAGCCATGCCAGATATTTTGAACAGTTTAAATGTTATCAATGAAAATGATCAACATTATATCATCTCTGGTTATCTGATAAGTTATGGTATCTCACAAATATTTTTTGGTCCCATAAGTGATCGGTATGGACGTCGTAAACTTATTCTCATTGGCCTTGCATTTTATTCCTTTACGGCCATTGGTTGTGCTTTTGTCTCTCATTTCTCTCTATTGCTTATGTTGCGTATTTTACAAGGTATAGGAGGAGCGGCTATGCGTGTGCTTACCGTTTCTGTTGTACGCGATCTTTATAGTGGTCGAAAAATGGCAGAAGTTATGTCTATCGCTATGATGGTTTTTCTTATTGCCCCCATGATTGGACCGGCAACAGGACAATTCATTTTATTATTTGGAAACTGGCAAATTATTTTTATCGTCATGGCGATTATTGGTTTTGCACTGATGATTTGGATTCAACTGCGCTTGCCTGAAACTCTTTACAGACAACGTTCTCTTTCCTTTTCTTCAATCAGGCATAACTTGTGGGTTGTTATCACCAATCGGACAACACTTTGCTACACACTAGCAACTTCTATTATTTTAGGCTGTATTTTTACTTCTGTTAATACATCGCAGCAAACATATGAAGGGATTTATAATCTAGGGCTCTATTTTCCAATTGCCTTTGCTGTCGGTGCTGCTTTTCAAGCTCTATCATCATTCTTTAATTCTCAATTTGTTGGACGTCTTGGCATGCGGCGTATCGCCCATACGATGCTTTTACTCTTTTGCATCACTTCATGTATTTGGTTTATTGGTTCCCTCGTAACAAATGGCGTTATGCCTTTTCCCCTTTACATGCTGCTATTTTGTATATTGATGTTTGCCTGCGGCGGCATTATGGCCAATTGTAATACACTTGCTCTCGAATCTGTCGGTGAAATTGCTGGAACAGCATCTTCTGTCTCTGGTTTTCTTCAAACGTCCATTGCTACCAGTCTTGGCTTTTTTATTGCACAACAATTTGATGAAACAACGATACCCAATTCAGCAGCGTTTTTCTTTCTCAGCCTCATAGCCATCCTGCTCGTTTTATATGCCGAACGTGGACATCTTTTTAGACCTCATCATCACAATCCTAACGAATAG